The genomic segment AAGGCTAATATTATTGAGATAGTACTGTTCACCCAGCGTTTTACAGCAATAGACAAAGTAATACTGTTTGGTTCTAGGGCAAAAGGGACACATAAAGTAGGATCCGATGTTGATCTTGCTATCTCAGGTTCTGCGGTAAGCTACGCTATTATTAATGAGTTATCTTATTTACTTAATGAGGAGTCCACACTACCTTATTATTTTGATCTTATTAATATAGATACTATCAATTCTTCATCTTTACTTGCTCATATTAAAGAATATGGAATGAATTTAAGTACGCTTTCCCAATGCTTCCCTTAGGCTATTTAATGAAATAAAAACATCTTGTGTGGCGGTAATTTATACGCTCTGTTTGATATTGATTTGTCTCATGTAGATGCTGCAATTTCTCGCTTAGCTAAGGGATTTTACTCTGTAATAACTAATGATAACATCAAGGATAAAGCGGATTTAACTAGAGAGTTAGCTCTGGTGTTTGAGAAAGAAAACATGCACCAGTATGCAAAGCTTATGATGGCGTTAGCGGGCAGTTTTCGTCCTGATGGTCCATTTATTCATGATAAATTAGAACAATATACTCAATAAATTAAAGGTTAACGCATATTTTATTAAAATTATTTGTGATGAGGTGATCAAATAAGTATTACTCTTTGACCTTTGACCTTTGACCTTTGACCTTTGACCTTTGACCTTTATTTCAGGCACAACATGACAAAATTGAACAATGAAACGATTGATTTAATTATCCAATCGGGGCTTTTTGATCCTAATTTTTATGCATTAAGTTGCTCTGATTTATGGGATTCAGGTAATCAGCCAACCTCTTCGTACTATGCAACCCATTTCTTTGAGCACGGTTTTTTTGAATATCGTCGTCCAAACCCGTATTTTGATCCTTATTTTTATGAGAATGAATACGAGGATGTGAAAGCATCAGGTATGCACCCCTTACTGCATTATATTCATCACGGTGCGGCTGAATATAGACGCCCGTGCCGAGAATTTGATCCTCAGTTTTATATGCACCAAGCAGGTGAAGAGCTGAAAAAACTAGGGGTTGATCCGCTCTATCACTATTTACACTCAGGCTATGCTAGAGGTTTAAGCGTGAATGGTGAGCTACACACTAATAAATTTTTGGCAGGCCAAGAGCCTAAAAACGATTATGACTCTTGGCTAGAAGCAAACAAATGGCGAGATTCACAAGCATTTTTATTGCGTGAAAAATTGATTACCCTAACAAATTCTGCATTATTAAGTGTGGTAATGCCTGTTTATAACCCACCA from the Aliivibrio wodanis genome contains:
- a CDS encoding putative nucleotidyltransferase, with amino-acid sequence MSIEKTGLSKANIIEIVLFTQRFTAIDKVILFGSRAKGTHKVGSDVDLAISGSAVSYAIINELSYLLNEESTLPYYFDLINIDTINSSSLLAHIKEYGMNLSTLSQCFP
- a CDS encoding putative uncharacterized protein (No significant database matches) — encoded protein: MCGGNLYALFDIDLSHVDAAISRLAKGFYSVITNDNIKDKADLTRELALVFEKENMHQYAKLMMALAGSFRPDGPFIHDKLEQYTQ